The sequence GATCCGGTTCGGCGTCACCGCGAGGACGACGGGTCGCTCCGTCTGGATGTGGTGGAACCCGGTGAGATACTCGATGCTCGTCGCGCCGAACCAGACGCCGGCGTCGGCGTCGGTGTCGGCGAGCGCGCCGCGGATGCTGTCGAGGCGCGCTTCGAACTCCGATGGAGGAAGTCTGGTCGCCATGCAGCCACCTTCTTTTCGGCCCTCAAAAGGGTGGGGATGGGTGACGCCGCCTTCCGGAATCTCCCGCCTCAGTTCGCGTTCGTGTTCGACTCGTCGTCGACGACGTCCTCGGCGATCTCCTGCAGTTCGCGGTCGGGGTTGTACTCGTTCTCGCCGCCGGCTTCGCCGGTGACCTCGCCGTAGACGGCCTCTCGGACCTCCTCTGCGGACTCGTACTCCTCGTCCTGTCCGAGTCGGTCGAAGACGCTTCCGAGCGACTCCGTCTCGTTCGGCATGTCGTCGGGCTGACCGCCGTACTCCTCGGCGAGCTCCTCGCCGCGAACCGGGAACTTCTGACCTTCGAGGTGACGGTCCACCTCGTCCATGATGTTCTCGACGGTGTCCGCGCGCTCGTCTTTCCGCTGCCGGGAGCTCTCGATGACGCTCTCGTGGCTCGGGTCGGTCCGGGGGTTCTCGTCGGGTTCGTCGGCCATGGCTCACGGTACGGCGCGGAGTCAAAAAGGCGTAGTGGCGGGGGGCGGCGAGCCGACGTCGCGGGTTAGAGGTCGACGCTCACCCAGTCGCCGTCGCCGCGGGCGGACTCGTAGGCCGCCTCGGTGACCGCCGTGACGCGGAGGCCGTCCATCGGCGTCGCGGGCGGGGCCGTCCCCTCCCGGATGGCGCGGACGAACGACTCGGCTTTGTTCGGGTGCGACCGACCGCCGAGATACGGCGCGTGCGTCGTGCTATCGGCGTCTATCTCCGTGAGTTGGCGGTCCTCCCACTCGCGACCGTCGAGATACACCGCGCCCTCGTCGTCCCAGATGTGGATGTGTTCGCGCGTGCACGGGGTCTTCCCGTACACCGAGACGCTGGCGTTGGCTCCCTCCTCGAACTCGATCCACAGCTCTGCGCGCTCGTCGACGCGCTCCTCGTCGTCGACGAACGTCATGTCCGCGCGGACGGCCGTCGGCGTGAGGTCCGTCGTCCAGAGGATGGCGTCGAGGATGTGGCTCCCGGTGTCGTAGAGGTAGCCGCCGCCGCTGAGGTCGGGGTTCGCGCGCCAGGTCCCGCTGAAGCGGTCGACCCAGTCCTGGCTGATCTCGGCGGTTATCCACCGCGGCGTCCGCTCGGACTCCGTCCACAGCTCTCGCGCTTCGACGAACGCCGGATTGAGGTGGCGCTGGTAGCCGACCATCAGCACTTCGTCGGCGTCGAGCGTGCGCTCGTAGAGGTCCTTCGCCTGCTCGAAATCCGTCGTCAGCGGCTTGTCGCAGAGGACGTGGAGGCCGCGTTCGAGCGCGGCGACGACCTGGCCGTAGTGGAGCGTGTGCGGCGTGCCGATGAGAACTGCGTCGAGGTTCTCGCCGTCGAGCATCTCCTCGTACTGTTCGTAGCGCGCCTCCATCGGCACGGAGAACTGTTCGCCCGCGTCGGTGCGGGCGGACTCGGCCACGTCGCACACCGCCGCGACCCGGGCCTGCGGGTGGTGGTCGAACTCGTCGCCGACGGTCGTGCCGATGTAGCCGAGACCGACGATACCTACTCGAATCGGGACGTCGCTGTGTGTCTTCTCCGACATCGTGACCTGACTGAGTA is a genomic window of Haloprofundus halophilus containing:
- a CDS encoding DUF5789 family protein — translated: MADEPDENPRTDPSHESVIESSRQRKDERADTVENIMDEVDRHLEGQKFPVRGEELAEEYGGQPDDMPNETESLGSVFDRLGQDEEYESAEEVREAVYGEVTGEAGGENEYNPDRELQEIAEDVVDDESNTNAN
- a CDS encoding Gfo/Idh/MocA family protein, producing the protein MSEKTHSDVPIRVGIVGLGYIGTTVGDEFDHHPQARVAAVCDVAESARTDAGEQFSVPMEARYEQYEEMLDGENLDAVLIGTPHTLHYGQVVAALERGLHVLCDKPLTTDFEQAKDLYERTLDADEVLMVGYQRHLNPAFVEARELWTESERTPRWITAEISQDWVDRFSGTWRANPDLSGGGYLYDTGSHILDAILWTTDLTPTAVRADMTFVDDEERVDERAELWIEFEEGANASVSVYGKTPCTREHIHIWDDEGAVYLDGREWEDRQLTEIDADSTTHAPYLGGRSHPNKAESFVRAIREGTAPPATPMDGLRVTAVTEAAYESARGDGDWVSVDL